The genomic DNA TACCTCTGCCTTCCCTGAGAGCTGGTTTTTGCTGACCTAGCCTGGGGAATTTAAAGCAGAAGCATCCATCGGTCACATTGATTGGGGATGAAACTTCAGAggtcaatgaacacccaggatcaAAGTAGTCAGTGGTATCACCTCACGGTTTGTTTAATTGAATACTCTAGCtccatgttggagaaggaaatggcaacccactccagtgttcttgcctggagaatcccagggacagaggagcctagtgggctgccgtctatggggtcgcacagagtcggacacgactgaagcgacttagcagcagcagcagctccatgtATTCGCTGTAATACAGCCGACTCTTGAATTTTTAAACTGTCCTTCAGTGGCATGATTCAAAAACCCTTCTGAATTTTGGGAAGCCAGCTTCCATTTCCAGCTAGCATGTTCTTCCTCCTTAATAACTAGATTTAATTCTTATAGGAAATATCCATATTTACTCAGAGCGCTAAACATGCAAATGAGCAACGCAGTTAAGTGACCTACGCGAACACAGCTCGAACCGGCAGTGCGCGCCCTCTCCTAGTAGCATAGAGTTGCTAGGGTTGTATGTAAGCAGGGTAAAGGTAAtacacaaaaggaagaaaagaggaggacGAAAGAGGGCGGCGGAAGATAAAAAGTTCCCATTCAGTCCTCGAATGTTCTCAGAACGCAGGCTAGGCTCCCGGCCCGTAGGTGTGCCTCCCACACAGGGAGTGTCTTAGCCCTGTCCCCACGCCCCAAAGACGGACTAAATTTGGGCTGACGGCCCGGTAGCGTTTGCCGCACCCCTAGCTGCAGCCCACCGAAAAGCTGTCGGGAGAGTCCCGCCTCGGGCGAGACTAAAAATCCTCTATGCCGTACAGCCAGCCTTTGATCCCCGGTAGCAACCCGAGCTCTGGGGCAGCGGACCGAACAGCCTTCGGGTGACCCGCCGCTGCACGGGTGGCGTCGGCCCCGCCTCCACGCTCCCGGGGCCCGCCCCCTTCCGCTCAGGCCCTGCTTCGGCTTTCGGGGTTCCATCACCACCTCTTCACGCTGGGGCCAGTCCTCTCGCAGCATAGCCCCGCCTCTCACACTCTTGGGCCTTGCATTCCAACCACCTCGCGTCCTGGCACCGCCCCCGCGCCCCGCGGCCCCGCCTCCTGAACATCAGGGCCCGCCCCGCGTTCTCGGGTTTGAAGCCCTGGTGTCCGGGCTAGAGCTCCGGCCCCGCCCCCACGTGCCCTCGGAGTCCGGAGGAGGGGTTGGAGCTCGCGAGGAGGCGTGGCCGTAGTGCGGGAGGAGGCGCGGGCCTGGTGGCCGGGACTTTGGCTTTGACACAGACGGCGATCGGCGGCTGTGGCTTTGGTGCTGGGCTCTGGACCCGGTTCTTGCGGATACCGCGTCCGAGTCGGGAGAAGGACTTTTCGTTTGGATGAACGCAACTGCGGCAGCGCCGCCAGTCTTGGTGCAGCCGCAGCGGCCGGATTTCACTGCCGCTGCCGCCTCCGCGAAGCCCTGCAGCTCCTGCCGGTTCTGGGAGAGgcactcaagagttttctccagcagaaACAGCTGGGACGCGCGGTCCGAGGTGGCGTGGGAGGGATCCCGCGGCCAGCCGCTGATCAGCACCTGCGCCGGCGCTGTCCTGGGCTGGGCTCAGGCTTCGGAGCCGCAGGTGGAAGGAGGACGCCCCAAAGGAGCAGCTGAGAGGTGGGGCGCTAGGAACGGCGCCAACTGTGGTAGAGGATGATAAACCCTTTCTCCGTGCCCGCACTAGTGAGGATGGAATTTCAAAGTTGCTGGTGGTGCTGAATGTCAGGAGTAGGGGGCGTGGGGATGCCCACTTCCTTTTGCCTGAGAGTTTAAATGGAAGCGACTGGAGGCGGGGAGATGGCCCCAGTGCTGGAAGAGTTGAGAGGCAAGGAGGAGAGGTGTAGTAGGCTGGTGGGGATAGGTCTCCTTCCAGGAGAAGCTGCTTATAGCGTTTTTTGACCCTAACGTGATAAAAATTGGGCTTCACTAGAGGTAAATCCTCATGGGACAGCCCCCTTGTGTGTGTTTCCTAAGGTTCACAGACAGACATCAGCCCTGGACTCCTGGCTAAGAATCCAAGCTGTAGGTAGGGAGTGCTAATGCAAACTGATTAACTGATTCAATCgatttgtgtttatttgttttccaGGTGGCCAAGTGAAAGGTAGTTTTGGACACTCGGGGCAGGTTATTTAATGTTTGTCTAGGTAACCATTTCATGCCCTGAATCCTGCACCTTCCCTCTGTGCCTGTGAGGTCTACTGGGCTTCCTCCCTAGCCAAAAGGCTTCCTGGACTCCTCCTGATCCTGCCATGGGGAGCACCCTGGGCTGCCACCGCTCCATCCCCCGGGACCCCTCGGACCTGTCCCATAGTCGCAAGTTCAGCGCAGCCTGCAACTTCAGCAACATCCTGGTCAACCAGGAGAGACTTAACATCAACACCGCCacggaggaggagctgatgaccCTGCCGGGGGTGACGCGCGCGGTGGCACGGAGCATTGTGGAGTACCGCGAGTACATCGGTGGCTTCAAGAAAGTGGAGGACCTGGCACTGGTCAGTGGCGTGGGTGCCACCAAGCTGGAGCAGGTCAAGTTTGAGATCTGTGTGAGCAGCAAGGGCAGCTCGGCGCAGCACTCCCCCAGCTCCCTGAGGAGGGACTTGATGGCAGAGCAGCAGCCTCACCACCTGGCCACCGCCGCTGCCGTGCCCCTCACCCCGCGTGTCAACATCAACACAGCCACCCCGGCTCAGCTCATGAGCGTGCGGGGCCTCACGGAGAAGATGGCCGTCAGCATCGTGGACTACCGCCGTGAACATGGGCCCTTCCGCAGCGTGGAGGACCTGGTGAGGATGGGCGGGATCAATGCCGCCTTCCTGGACAGGATACGGCACCAGGTGTTTGCCGAGAGGTCCAGGCCTCCGTCCACCCACACCAACGGCGGTCTGACCTTCACCGCCAAgcctcaccccagccccacctcacTAAGCTTGCAGAGTGAAGACCTAGACCTGCCGCCTGGGGGCCCCACGCAGATCATCTCCACTAGGCCCTCGGTGGAGGCCTTCGGGGGCACGAGGGACGGGCGGCCTGTGCTGAGGCTGGCCACCTGGAACTTGCAGGGCTGTTCGGTGGAGAAGGCCAACAACCCCGGGGTGCGAGAGGTGGTGTGCATGACGCTCCTGGAAAACAGGTGAGGATAAGAACAAGCAAGGACATTGGGTATGAAGGCAGCTCTTGCATGGCCTCATCTGTGCATGCAAATGAGTGGATTTGGGGGCGGGTCTGGAGAGTGCAAGATTTTTAAATCAGTGGGCTTGAGGCCACAGCCAATATGGTGCAGTATTCTGAGTGGCTGAGCTCTCCTGCTCCAGGATTTTCTAAATAGAGCTATCTGGACTTGAAGTCTGTATCTTGAAcgtggtatgctgctgctgctgctgctaagtcgcttcagttgtgtctgactctgtgggtaTGTCTGAGATTAATTCCTAAATTTGGGGTCAGTGGAAACTGTATTAGTATTACTGCTTTGGAAAATGTTTGACTTCCAAGACTTCATGGGGTTTACACCAAATGAAGCACTCACAGCCTGGGAATTGTTGCCCTTCTGCATGGGTGAAAGAGTTagtcagagttttttttttcttgggaggCAAAGTCACATTTGTTCTACCAAATATGCTAATTTGTGTCCAGAAAAATCTTTGCAAAGACCAGGTATTTGCAAACATACACgctatgtaaatatatttaccaAAATGCTGCAAATGAATCacccttcattctttttccttatttagcCTGAAGGTGGTTTTTAGGCCCACAGTTACAGCCCCAAATATATGTAAACCTCCCCTGTCTGAGGGCCAGAAAAGGCCAAGCTGATTGTATGGTGAACACTGGCCAGATTTCTACATTTGAACCATAGAAGAAGAGAGTCGTATGATGCCCTCTTATCTCTGAGTGTTTACCTTATTTACAACGCTACTCTCTGTGGGAACTTCCGTTGACACTccctaaaacaaaacaatattattGTAGCAGTAATTCCCGCTGTGAAATAGTGCATTATATAACACAATCAACtttgggaaggaaagaaatatttctaataGTCCCTTCCAAGGcaaaacccaaactcatgtccatacgGACCCTGCTCTGAAGGGAATTGGCCCTGCCACCATtccacaccaccccccaccccacgtcCACTTCTGCCTTGAGATGCAGTATGCTTGGGACCACACACTGTTTTTTTTGCACTGGGTTGTTGGTGACATGAAGTGAGTTCTCGGCGGGAAATCACAGTGCATTGTGGCAGAGCATCAGGAAAAATGAGTGAGGAGAAAACCGGGTCAAAGCATTTCCCTGGCACTGTTCCACTGGCGTGCTCTGTCACTGAGTGTTAGGAACTTGCACCACTCAGGGAATGGGACCTGGGGAACCCGAATGCACTTCCTGCAACTCCACATCCTCTATTTTGCATCATAACTCACTCCTTTTGCAAAATCGTGTAGTACACAGGGGAGAATAGGACTCAACCCAGGAGATAACCTGTGCGGAATGACTGGACAGTTGTTCTTTTCATCCATGGCCGCATGGCTGTGCATCTGGGCAAGGAGAAGGGAGGCGGAGGGCTGACTGTTTAATTCCTATTATGAGTTTTCTTAAGGCTTATTTTGGGGATGGAGGAGGATGAATCAGGAGCTGAAGTTGCCCCCATGGGGATGACCGACTGGGTAGCCCTTGCCCACTTACCATGACAGATTTTTCAAGTGTGGTCTCTGGAAACCAGCATCAGCAACTGCCACGGGAACCTTGGGTTTTCCGCAACCTCTGGGTGGTTCTGATACGCAATAAAGTTTGCACCTTGTTGTACTGTGTGTTGGCAGTCAGATGTCCTGTGAGCTGCTCTGTGAATGTTTTCCCTGAAGTGTCTTTTCTGACAAGTCCGGTGAGTCCAGGCAGCGCTTTCTAGGTATATTTTCTTTGATGGTTCTGATCATCCTTGTAGTTATTCAACCATGTGGTGGTCTTTTTGGACAGAGTTTGAAGGGTTTACTTAGGTTCTAGAACAGATGAATGTGAAGGGTGGAAAATGGGAGAGTGAACAGGAAACAGCTGACTTCAGAGTGGGCTCCGGACCGGGTCAACCAGGAACGCCAAGAAAGAGAGGTAACTTGCCCAGTGAGGGATTTGTCCTGGTGTCTCTTCTTTAGATTTCCTAGGGGGTGATGATTTGTTGAAGACGGTTGACTATTGTCCTCAAGTGAGAATTCAGGAAGAGCTTACCCAGAAGGGTGTAGAAGGGAGCATCTGGCAGCCGCTTTAAATGTGGCCTGTGTCGCCATCATATTTCTCACACTTGGCCGCATCTGTTGTCCTGTGGGTTGGTGTTTCTTTTTGCCTGTTCGTGATGTGTTCAGTGTTCTGGGCACTCTAAGCACCTTGTTAGTGTTTGGTAAACCTGAAGTAATTGGCTTAGGGCCTGACTCCCTGCAGAACTGGAATGGATCCATTGGTTAGGGCACTGAAAGATGCCTGGTTGTGACGGAGTGGATCACATGTCCTCAAAACAGCAGTGTACATTCTCCAGGAGCTGTGTTCATCCTGATTCACAAAATTATCTCACATTCCAATCGATCCTTTTATTAGCAAgaggaaagaaatttaatttgAGCAAGAATGGATGCAGGTAATTTTTGGGGTGctctttatatacacacacacatatacatatatataatatatatattatagtagtTATGTGACTTTTGAATGTGCCTTTGTATTTTCACAGCTTTCTCAGTAACTCTGGGAAGTAGGTAATGCATGCTTTTATTATTGAGTCTCCACCTTTGAGTAAGGAAACTAAAACCgaagaagttaagtgacttgcctgtaTCCCACAGCTCATTAGTATGTCAGCTGGGACTAGGACCCAGAACCTTCTGACTTTAGACCTGTGCTCTTTGCAAGTGTGCCATTTTATAAGCACCTTATTTTTATCCTGCCTCTTGTTCAGACATTCCACACGCTGCCTAACCAGGGGCATTTGCCAAATTGTGTACTAGTCCTATTTTCATACATTAAATTcattgtaaagaaaagaaaacccccAGCTCCACCTCTGTATGTGTTAAATTGGTGAAATTCCTTAACTTCTCGAAGTCTCAGTTTTTCCATATGATAAATGTAGCTaatgtaaaacacacacatacacacagagaaacacaaaccCTTGGGCACTTTTTTTGCAAAGGGAATAGCTGgctcttgttttcctctctgtGGGTTTGTGTGTCTTTTCTTAGACTAAAACGTACCTGGCTGAGACTCTAACAGGATGGAGTCTTTTTGGCCCTGAGGTGCTGCTGCCTTGGTGGACAAGTGTGTATGAGCTACAAGAAATCATGTTTTGCACATGCAGCCTGAGATAGAGCAGAAAGCTCAATAATCACGATTACCAGGAACCTTCAAGGATGTCTTGCTGTGGCACAGAACTGACAGGTTTCATCAGATTCCTTTGCCGAGTGTCAATCTTAggcaatgtttttcttgttttcaggATTTATGGAGCAAGTCTAAAAGAGGAATGCTTCTGCTAAATACTCTTGCAAAATTTGATGATAGCCCAGATATGGAATgaagattgtttatttttttctattccagTTTTAATGAGATATAGCTGACATATAGAACTGTAGAAGTTTaaagtatacagcataatgatttgactcacAGATGTCATGCAATGatgaccacaataagtttagtaaaAATCTGTCATCTCATATAGGtacaaaatcaaagaaatagaaaaaaaaaaaaattaacattttttccttgtgatgagagctcttaggatttactctcctaACAACTTTCATGGATTACATGCAGAAGTGCTAATTACGTTAATCATGTTATACATTGTCTCCCTAGTACTTTTTCACCttttaactggaaatttgtactttttgactaccttcatccaaCTTTCCCTCCCTCTATGCCTCACCTCttgtaaccacaaatctgatctcttttcctaGGAGTGAGTTTGTTTTTTGAAGGGAACTTGACCTATAACACTGTTAGTTCCTCATGTAccacataatgattcaatatttctatacatttcaaaatgatcaccatgataagtctagttatgATCTGTCACTGTACAAAGATACTATATCATTATTGATTGTATTCTCCACACTGAACACTGTACTTGTGACTTACTTCTTTTGTAACTTGAAGTTTCTACCTGTTAATCTCCCTCACTTATTTCTCTTCTCCCCCACTTCCCCTCTGGCAACTGTGTGTTCTCTGTCTCTATGACTCTGTGTTTAGCTATGTTTGttaatttgctttgttttctaaattccacGTATAGTAGTAAtagtttagtcactgagtcgcgTCCTattctttcgaccccatggacagtagcctgccaggctcctctgtccttgggattctccaggcaagaatactggagtgggttgccatttccttctccagggaaattccacatatagtgtttgtctttttctgtctgacttatttcacttagcataatatcctccaagtccatccatgttgttgcagatggcaaaatttcattcttttcatggttgagtaatgttccattatgtgtgtgtgtgtgtgtgtgtgtgtgtctctatgcATATAcaacgtctttatccattcatttatcagtgggaacttaggttgcttccatatcttggttattgtaaacattGCTCCAATGAACATACAGAtacatctgtctttttctttggatCTGTATcctgcagtgggattgctgggtcacatagtagtttttgttttagttttttgaggaacttccatactgttttccgtagtggctatgccaatttacattcccaccaacagtgcgcaagcgttccttttcttcacatccttgtcaacatttgttatttgtggtctttttgatgatagccattctgacaggtgtaaggaaatatctcattgtgattttaacttGCATCTCCCGATAATTCGTGATTTTGAGAAGGTTGTTTGAAttttactctttgtttttttgctgaGGAATTGTTCAATTTTGAACAGTCCTTTTGGTTTCTGAAAGCATAAGCGCTGTAGGAGCTGACAGATAATCTCCAGAAGAAATAAGGAGTTTAGCATCCCACTTGCACATTTTCCCATGGTCTCCATCAGAAAGAAATGTGTCAAAGTCTTGAGTCTTTTAATGGTCTGAATTGGTTTTCTTGCCTCATGTTTGTTTGTGGTATCAAAGCACAAGGTGAATTAGTGCATGACAGCACACACTCCTTGTGAAAAAAGGGATTTTAGTTTGTCAGACTTAATAGACTCAGTATAGATACAGCCCATCTTGTTGTTTGATTCATTCATGGAAAAACATGTATTGAATGGCtgctatgtatatgtatatgctaaATTTGGGAGTCAGACTGGCCTTGTTTTTAAACCAAGTTAAGGAAATGTGAATCAGCTTTTATGGCTCAGCCtcaaaacatttggaaaaatctGCACATTTTATCAAAATTCACCGAGCAGGACTGATACCGGGTTGAATTTTTAATAAGAGTAATGGGCTCATCCTGAGGGACTGAAGGTTGGTGGGTGCAGCCAGACATATCATCTTGGGGCAAAGTGCCCAGCAGTTGCCTTAAAGTAGAAATTGTCAAATCTCTTTTGACAGCTGTAgaaacggaggctcagagagattaaatagcATCCGTGTGGCCTTCAGAAACGAAGATGTTGGAATCAGATTTTGAAGGCAGGCATGTTTGATTTCAGAGCAGGGAATGGAGGTATCTCTTCCCAAATTCCATGGCCTTGACTGACCCTCACCCACCtgctctttcctccctctcttcggCCTCAGGCTGGCCA from Bos mutus isolate GX-2022 chromosome 4, NWIPB_WYAK_1.1, whole genome shotgun sequence includes the following:
- the EEPD1 gene encoding endonuclease/exonuclease/phosphatase family domain-containing protein 1 isoform X2 translates to MGSTLGCHRSIPRDPSDLSHSRKFSAACNFSNILVNQERLNINTATEEELMTLPGVTRAVARSIVEYREYIGGFKKVEDLALVSGVGATKLEQVKFEICVSSKGSSAQHSPSSLRRDLMAEQQPHHLATAAAVPLTPRVNINTATPAQLMSVRGLTEKMAVSIVDYRREHGPFRSVEDLVRMGGINAAFLDRIRHQVFAERSRPPSTHTNGGLTFTAKPHPSPTSLSLQSEDLDLPPGGPTQIISTRPSVEAFGGTRDGRPVLRLATWNLQGCSVEKANNPGVREVVCMTLLENSIKLLAVQELLDREALEKFCVELNQPILPNIRKWKGPRGCWKAVVSETPSTQLQKGAGFAGFLWDTAAGVELRDAAWQESSPGNGHGKPVGPSPYLARFKVGSHDLTLVNLHLATLTLPGGENLSKNHSDSHRWASFTQTLQETLKGEKDVIVLGDFGQGPDSSDYDILRKEKFHHLIPAHTFTNISTKNPQGSKTLDNIWISKSLKKVFTERTSLVVQWLRICQPMQRTWIRSLVPGRSHMPWSNYAHEPQLLKPVCLEPVCHNERPPQ
- the EEPD1 gene encoding endonuclease/exonuclease/phosphatase family domain-containing protein 1 isoform X3 — its product is MGSTLGCHRSIPRDPSDLSHSRKFSAACNFSNILVNQERLNINTATEEELMTLPGVTRAVARSIVEYREYIGGFKKVEDLALVSGVGATKLEQVKFEICVSSKGSSAQHSPSSLRRDLMAEQQPHHLATAAAVPLTPRVNINTATPAQLMSVRGLTEKMAVSIVDYRREHGPFRSVEDLVRMGGINAAFLDRIRHQVFAERSRPPSTHTNGGLTFTAKPHPSPTSLSLQSEDLDLPPGGPTQIISTRPSVEAFGGTRDGRPVLRLATWNLQGCSVEKANNPGVREVVCMTLLENSIKLLAVQELLDREALEKGAGFAGFLWDTAAGVELRDAAWQESSPGNGHGKPVGPSPYLARFKVGSHDLTLVNLHLATLTLPGGENLSKNHSDSHRWASFTQTLQETLKGEKDVIVLGDFGQGPDSSDYDILRKEKFHHLIPAHTFTNISTKNPQGSKTLDNIWISKSLKKVFTGHWAVVREGLTNPWIPDNWSWGGVASEHCPVLAEFYTEKDWTRKEGPRSGNGLTLERSEANIKHER
- the EEPD1 gene encoding endonuclease/exonuclease/phosphatase family domain-containing protein 1 isoform X1; translated protein: MGSTLGCHRSIPRDPSDLSHSRKFSAACNFSNILVNQERLNINTATEEELMTLPGVTRAVARSIVEYREYIGGFKKVEDLALVSGVGATKLEQVKFEICVSSKGSSAQHSPSSLRRDLMAEQQPHHLATAAAVPLTPRVNINTATPAQLMSVRGLTEKMAVSIVDYRREHGPFRSVEDLVRMGGINAAFLDRIRHQVFAERSRPPSTHTNGGLTFTAKPHPSPTSLSLQSEDLDLPPGGPTQIISTRPSVEAFGGTRDGRPVLRLATWNLQGCSVEKANNPGVREVVCMTLLENSIKLLAVQELLDREALEKFCVELNQPILPNIRKWKGPRGCWKAVVSETPSTQLQKGAGFAGFLWDTAAGVELRDAAWQESSPGNGHGKPVGPSPYLARFKVGSHDLTLVNLHLATLTLPGGENLSKNHSDSHRWASFTQTLQETLKGEKDVIVLGDFGQGPDSSDYDILRKEKFHHLIPAHTFTNISTKNPQGSKTLDNIWISKSLKKVFTGHWAVVREGLTNPWIPDNWSWGGVASEHCPVLAEFYTEKDWTRKEGPRSGNGLTLERSEANIKHER